A part of Candidatus Eisenbacteria bacterium genomic DNA contains:
- a CDS encoding response regulator has protein sequence MRPDPVNILLVDDQHAKLLTYEAILAPLGENLIQASSGNEALERLLKTEIAVVLMDVSMPDLDGFELAAMIHEHPRHRRTAIIFVSAIHVTDMDRLRGYEVGGVDYVSVPIEPDLLRARVSVFADLYRKTQQLEHLNAELERRVRERTAALESAAARLRESEDLLRETDRRKDEFLAMLAHELRNPLAPIRNSVEYMRLKERDPELDWSYDVIDRQVDHLTRLVDDLLDVSRITRGKLEIRRKRVDLSEIVRGALEAVQPQVTRKGVRLHVSMPPGPVTLHADAVRMTQVLLNLLDNAVKFTPEGNTIWLTAEREDERLVIRVKDQGKGLEPEDIPQLFQMFYQSRHTKTLSVGGLGIGLALVRRLVEMHGGTVEARSEGAGMGSEFVIRLPHAPDRIEAGASPEVESGIAEPPASRRILVVDDNLDSAESLALLLRLTGHEVLTVHEGLAAVERAESWGAEIVLLDIGLPDLDGYEVASMLRQRANGKRLTLIAVTGWGQDADRRRSREAGFDAHLTKPIETTTLQKLLAAIPAGDAEVAQP, from the coding sequence GTGAGACCCGATCCCGTCAACATCCTGCTGGTCGACGACCAGCACGCCAAGCTCCTGACCTACGAGGCGATCCTCGCGCCGCTGGGGGAGAACCTGATCCAGGCGAGCTCGGGGAACGAGGCCCTGGAACGGCTCCTCAAGACGGAGATCGCCGTCGTCCTGATGGACGTGTCCATGCCGGACCTGGACGGGTTCGAGCTGGCGGCCATGATCCACGAGCATCCGCGCCACCGCCGGACGGCGATCATCTTCGTTTCCGCGATCCACGTGACCGACATGGACCGCCTGCGCGGGTACGAGGTGGGCGGCGTCGACTACGTGTCGGTTCCGATCGAGCCGGATCTCCTGCGCGCGCGCGTGAGCGTGTTCGCGGACCTCTACCGGAAGACGCAGCAGCTCGAGCACCTGAACGCGGAGCTGGAGCGCCGCGTGAGGGAGCGCACCGCCGCGCTGGAGTCCGCCGCCGCGCGGCTCCGCGAATCCGAGGACCTGCTGCGCGAGACCGACCGCCGGAAGGACGAGTTCCTCGCGATGCTCGCGCACGAGCTGCGGAACCCGCTGGCGCCCATCCGGAACTCGGTCGAGTACATGCGCTTGAAGGAGCGCGATCCGGAGCTCGACTGGAGCTACGACGTCATCGACCGCCAGGTGGACCATCTCACGAGACTGGTGGACGATCTCCTGGACGTGAGCCGGATCACGCGCGGAAAGCTCGAGATCCGCAGGAAGCGCGTCGACCTCTCCGAGATCGTGCGCGGAGCGCTGGAAGCGGTCCAGCCCCAGGTCACGCGCAAGGGGGTCCGCCTCCACGTGTCGATGCCCCCGGGACCCGTCACGCTCCATGCCGACGCGGTCCGGATGACCCAGGTCCTCCTGAACCTGCTCGACAACGCCGTGAAGTTCACGCCCGAGGGGAACACGATCTGGCTCACGGCGGAGCGGGAGGACGAGCGCCTCGTGATCCGCGTGAAGGACCAGGGGAAAGGCCTCGAGCCGGAGGACATACCGCAGCTCTTCCAGATGTTCTACCAGTCGCGGCACACGAAGACGCTGAGCGTCGGCGGGCTCGGAATCGGCCTCGCGCTCGTTCGCAGGCTGGTCGAGATGCACGGTGGAACGGTCGAGGCGCGGAGCGAGGGGGCCGGCATGGGAAGCGAGTTCGTGATCCGGCTCCCGCACGCCCCGGACCGGATCGAGGCGGGCGCTTCACCCGAGGTGGAGTCCGGCATCGCGGAGCCTCCGGCATCGCGCCGAATCCTGGTCGTGGACGACAACCTCGATTCGGCCGAGAGCCTGGCGCTCCTCCTGCGCCTCACCGGTCACGAGGTCCTGACGGTCCACGAGGGGCTCGCCGCGGTGGAGCGCGCCGAGTCCTGGGGCGCCGAGATCGTGCTCCTCGACATCGGCCTTCCCGATCTGGACGGCTACGAGGTCGCCTCGATGCTGAGGCAGCGCGCCAATGGCAAACGGCTCACGCTCATTGCCGTGACGGGATGGGGCCAGGACGCGGACCGCCGCCGCTCGCGCGAGGCGGGCTTCGACGCCCACCTCACGAAACCGATCGAGACGACCACGCTCCAGAAGCTGCTCGCGGCCATTCCGGCCGGGGACGCGGAAGTGGCCCAGCCGTAG
- a CDS encoding HAMP domain-containing protein: MNPPPSATAAVPALREEESTLDLRELLAGLEAVRDGDFSVRIPSGHTGLAGKLADTFNDIVASNRRMALELERVGQVLGRDGRTRQRVTLLRSDGSWGEMQGSINSLIDDLLWPTREVTNAISAVARGDLVQSVRLDVDGRPLKGEFLRSATIVNKMIQQLAVFSSEVTRVVREVGSDGKLGGQARVPGVAGTWKDLTDSVNSMANNLTAQVRNIADVTIAVASGDLSKKITVDVRGEILQLKEAINTMVDQLRSFASEVTRVAREVGTEGKLGGQAIVPGVAGTWKDLTDSVNFMANNLTAQVRNIADVTTAVARGDLSRKITVDVRGEILELKNTINTMVDQLNSFASEVTRVAREVGTEGRLGGQAQVPDVAGTWKDLTDNVNFMASNLTAQVRNIAEVSTAIANGDLSKKITVNVSGEILQLKETINTMVDQLRSFAGEVTRVAREVGTEGRLGGQATVTGVAGTWKDLTDSVNSMANNLTTQVRNIAEVATAIATGDLSKKITVDVSGEILQLKETINTMVDQLNAFAGEVTRVAREVGTEGKLGGQAQVPGVAGTWKGLTDNVNSMASNLTAQVRNIAEVTTAVARGDLSRKITVDVKGEILELKNTINTMVDQLNAFAGEVTRVAREVGTDGKLGGQAVVPGVAGTWKDLTDSVNSMADNLTAQVRNIAEVATAIANGDLSKKITVDVRGEILLLKETLNTMVEQLRSFAAEVTRVAREVGTDGRLGGQAVVAGVGGTWKDLTDNVNLLAANLTTQVRNIAEVTTAVARGDLSRKITVDVKGEILELKNTINTMVDQLNAFAAEVTRVAREVGTDGKLGGQAVVPGVAGTWKDLTDTVNVMAANLTEQVRGIVKVVTAVANGDMKQNLTVQAKGEVAALAETINNMTVTLATFADQVTTVAREVGVEGRLGGQANVPGAAGTWKDLTGNVNLLAANLTTQVRAIADVATAVTQGDLTRSIQVDARGEVAELKDSINTMIRNLKLTTGQNREQDWLKTNLARFTGMLQGQRDLGTVGRMLLSELVPLVDAHQGVIYQMDTEETPRLRMLASYGNLAENGYPEEVALGEGFVGQCALDRRRILVTNIPGDTVPIGTALFQALPRSVVVFPIIFEGEIRAVLGLASLQDFAPAHLGFLDQLTASVGIVFNSIEATMQTEGLLKQSQQLASELQFRQKELQQTNEQLALKAQQLAEQNVEVERKNQEIEQARRALEEKASELALTSKYKSEFLANMSHELRTPLNSILILGQQLGDNPDGNLSPKQVEFARSIHGAGTDLLNLITDILDLSKIESGTVTVDAEEIYFTTLLETVRRTFRHEAENRKLTFDVQVDPQLGGTMVTDPKRLQQVLKNLLSNAFKFTEHGGVRLNVAVAAGGWSMENLTLRNAPAVVSFEVSDTGVGIPPEKQKIIFEAFQQADASTSRKYGGTGLGLAISRELAHLLGGEIQLRSTPGRGSTFTLYLPVAYAGPSVTPEEEDGDGARHLTRYSSVRLPERAVEKVPDDRGGIAPGDTTLLIVEDDPHYARVIVDLAHDIGFKVLVAQRGLDALELARQYHPSAISLDVFLPDMLGWTVLSHLKQDPATRHIPVQIVTLDEDRQHGLARGAFAFLTKPTSPEGLEAALARIKEYSAPRRKRLLVVEDDPLEQISIAALLGHDDVEIESATTAAEALRALRSERFDCAVVDLRLPDMSGLEMLEQLRDDHALAGLPVIVFTGKELTAEEDAQLHTLARSVVVKGVESPERLLDETSLFLHRVISDMPQEKQRMLDRLYRTDDDLVGRSVLVVDDDVRNIFALSSALERRGMTVLTASTGREALEILESTPGIAIVLMDVMMPEMDGYQTMNAIRGKSEFRRLPIVALTARAMKGDREKCLEAGASDYLAKPVNTEQLLSVLRSWLHR, from the coding sequence ATGAACCCACCGCCGAGCGCGACCGCCGCCGTTCCTGCCCTCCGCGAGGAGGAATCCACTCTCGACCTTCGTGAGCTCCTGGCCGGCCTCGAGGCCGTCCGCGACGGGGACTTCTCCGTCCGGATTCCGAGCGGGCATACGGGTCTCGCCGGGAAGCTCGCCGACACCTTCAACGACATCGTCGCCAGCAACCGCCGCATGGCCCTCGAGCTGGAGCGCGTGGGACAGGTCCTGGGCCGCGACGGCCGCACCCGCCAGCGGGTGACGCTCCTCCGGAGCGACGGCTCCTGGGGCGAGATGCAGGGATCGATCAACTCCCTGATCGACGACCTCCTCTGGCCGACCCGCGAGGTCACGAACGCGATCTCCGCCGTGGCCCGGGGGGACCTCGTCCAGAGCGTCCGCCTCGACGTGGACGGACGTCCCCTGAAGGGCGAGTTCCTCCGCTCGGCCACGATCGTGAACAAGATGATCCAGCAGCTCGCCGTCTTCTCCTCCGAGGTCACCCGCGTCGTGCGCGAGGTGGGCTCCGACGGGAAGCTGGGCGGGCAGGCGCGCGTCCCCGGGGTCGCCGGCACGTGGAAGGACCTCACGGACAGCGTGAATTCCATGGCCAACAACCTCACCGCCCAGGTCCGGAACATCGCGGACGTGACCATCGCGGTGGCGAGCGGCGACCTCTCGAAGAAGATCACGGTCGACGTGCGGGGCGAGATCCTCCAGCTCAAGGAGGCCATCAACACGATGGTCGACCAGCTCCGCTCCTTCGCCTCCGAGGTGACGCGCGTCGCACGCGAGGTCGGAACCGAAGGAAAGCTCGGCGGCCAGGCCATCGTCCCCGGCGTGGCCGGCACGTGGAAGGATCTCACCGACTCGGTGAACTTCATGGCCAACAACCTGACGGCCCAGGTCCGGAACATCGCGGACGTCACGACGGCCGTCGCCCGAGGCGACCTCTCGAGGAAGATCACGGTCGACGTGCGCGGCGAGATCCTCGAGCTCAAGAACACGATCAACACGATGGTGGACCAGCTCAACTCCTTCGCGTCCGAGGTGACCCGCGTGGCGCGCGAGGTCGGAACCGAGGGACGGCTCGGCGGCCAGGCGCAGGTGCCCGACGTGGCCGGCACGTGGAAGGACCTCACCGACAACGTGAATTTCATGGCGTCGAACCTCACGGCGCAGGTGCGGAACATCGCCGAGGTATCGACCGCCATCGCGAACGGCGACCTCTCGAAGAAGATCACCGTGAACGTCTCGGGCGAGATCCTCCAGCTCAAGGAGACCATCAACACGATGGTCGACCAGCTCCGCTCGTTCGCGGGCGAGGTGACCCGCGTGGCGCGCGAGGTCGGAACGGAGGGGCGTCTGGGCGGCCAGGCCACCGTGACCGGCGTCGCCGGAACGTGGAAGGACCTCACGGACAGCGTGAACTCGATGGCGAACAACCTGACCACCCAGGTCCGGAACATCGCCGAGGTGGCGACCGCGATCGCGACCGGCGACCTCTCGAAGAAGATCACGGTCGACGTCTCGGGCGAGATCCTGCAGCTCAAGGAGACCATCAACACGATGGTCGACCAGCTGAACGCGTTCGCGGGCGAGGTGACGCGCGTGGCGCGCGAGGTCGGCACCGAGGGCAAGCTCGGCGGCCAGGCGCAGGTGCCGGGGGTCGCGGGCACGTGGAAGGGCCTCACCGACAACGTGAACTCCATGGCGTCGAACCTCACGGCGCAGGTGCGGAACATCGCCGAGGTGACCACGGCGGTGGCGCGAGGGGATCTCTCCCGGAAGATCACCGTGGACGTGAAGGGCGAGATCCTCGAGCTCAAGAACACGATCAACACGATGGTCGACCAGCTGAACGCGTTCGCGGGCGAGGTGACGCGCGTCGCGCGCGAGGTCGGGACCGACGGGAAGCTCGGGGGCCAGGCGGTCGTGCCGGGCGTCGCGGGAACGTGGAAGGACCTCACCGACTCCGTCAACTCGATGGCCGACAACCTGACCGCCCAGGTCCGGAACATCGCCGAGGTCGCGACCGCCATCGCGAACGGCGACCTCTCGAAGAAGATCACCGTCGACGTGCGCGGCGAGATCCTCCTCCTCAAGGAGACGCTGAACACGATGGTGGAGCAGCTGCGTTCCTTCGCGGCCGAGGTGACGCGCGTGGCGCGCGAGGTCGGGACAGACGGGCGGCTCGGCGGACAGGCGGTGGTGGCGGGCGTGGGCGGCACGTGGAAGGACCTCACGGACAACGTGAACCTCCTCGCCGCGAACCTCACCACCCAGGTCCGGAACATCGCCGAGGTGACGACGGCCGTGGCCCGGGGAGACCTCTCCCGGAAGATCACGGTCGACGTGAAGGGCGAGATCCTCGAGCTCAAGAACACGATCAACACGATGGTGGACCAGCTGAACGCGTTCGCCGCCGAGGTGACGCGCGTCGCGCGCGAGGTCGGCACCGACGGCAAGCTCGGAGGCCAGGCCGTCGTGCCGGGCGTCGCGGGCACCTGGAAGGATCTCACCGACACGGTCAACGTCATGGCCGCGAACCTCACGGAGCAGGTGCGAGGCATCGTGAAGGTCGTGACCGCCGTCGCGAACGGCGACATGAAGCAGAACCTCACCGTGCAGGCGAAGGGCGAGGTCGCGGCGCTCGCCGAGACCATCAACAACATGACCGTGACGCTCGCGACCTTCGCGGACCAGGTGACCACCGTGGCGCGCGAGGTGGGCGTGGAAGGGCGTCTCGGCGGCCAGGCGAACGTGCCCGGCGCGGCCGGCACGTGGAAGGACCTCACGGGGAACGTGAACCTGCTCGCGGCGAATCTCACGACGCAGGTGCGCGCCATCGCCGACGTGGCCACGGCCGTGACCCAGGGAGACCTCACCCGGTCGATCCAGGTCGACGCGCGCGGCGAGGTCGCGGAGCTCAAGGACTCGATCAACACGATGATCCGCAACCTGAAGCTCACCACCGGACAGAATCGCGAGCAGGACTGGCTCAAGACGAACCTGGCGCGGTTCACCGGAATGCTCCAGGGGCAGCGGGACCTCGGCACCGTGGGCCGGATGCTCCTCTCCGAGCTCGTCCCCCTCGTCGACGCGCACCAGGGCGTGATCTACCAGATGGACACCGAGGAGACGCCTCGGCTCCGGATGCTCGCGAGCTACGGGAACCTCGCCGAGAACGGCTACCCCGAGGAAGTCGCGCTGGGCGAAGGATTCGTCGGCCAGTGCGCGCTCGACCGGCGCCGCATCCTGGTCACGAACATCCCCGGCGACACGGTCCCGATCGGCACCGCGCTCTTCCAGGCGCTCCCGCGCAGCGTCGTCGTGTTCCCCATCATCTTCGAGGGCGAGATCCGGGCCGTGCTCGGCCTGGCCTCGCTCCAGGACTTCGCCCCCGCGCACCTCGGCTTCCTGGACCAGCTCACCGCCAGCGTGGGCATCGTGTTCAACTCGATCGAGGCCACGATGCAGACCGAGGGGCTCCTGAAGCAGTCCCAGCAGCTCGCGAGCGAGCTCCAGTTCCGCCAGAAGGAGCTCCAGCAGACGAACGAGCAGCTCGCGCTCAAAGCGCAGCAGCTCGCGGAGCAGAACGTCGAGGTGGAGCGCAAGAACCAGGAGATCGAGCAGGCGCGCCGCGCCCTCGAGGAGAAGGCGAGCGAGCTCGCGCTCACGTCCAAGTACAAGTCCGAGTTCCTCGCGAACATGTCGCACGAGCTCCGAACGCCGCTCAACAGCATCCTCATCCTGGGCCAGCAGCTCGGGGACAACCCGGACGGGAATCTCTCGCCGAAGCAGGTCGAGTTCGCGCGCAGCATTCACGGCGCCGGGACGGATCTCCTCAACCTGATCACGGACATCCTCGACCTCTCCAAGATCGAGTCCGGGACGGTCACGGTGGACGCGGAGGAGATCTACTTCACCACCCTGCTCGAGACGGTGCGGCGCACCTTCCGGCACGAGGCCGAGAATCGCAAGCTCACCTTCGACGTGCAGGTCGATCCGCAGCTCGGCGGGACGATGGTCACCGATCCGAAGCGCCTCCAGCAGGTGCTCAAGAACCTCCTCTCGAACGCGTTCAAGTTCACGGAGCACGGCGGCGTTCGGCTGAACGTCGCGGTGGCGGCGGGAGGCTGGAGCATGGAGAACCTGACCCTGCGCAACGCGCCGGCCGTGGTCTCGTTCGAGGTCTCGGACACCGGCGTGGGCATCCCGCCCGAGAAGCAGAAGATCATCTTCGAGGCGTTCCAGCAGGCCGACGCGAGCACGAGCCGGAAGTACGGCGGCACGGGGCTGGGGCTCGCGATCAGCCGCGAGCTGGCCCACCTCCTAGGCGGGGAGATCCAGCTCCGAAGCACGCCCGGACGAGGGAGCACGTTCACGCTCTACCTGCCGGTGGCCTACGCCGGTCCGTCGGTCACTCCGGAGGAAGAGGACGGCGACGGAGCCCGCCACCTCACCCGCTATTCGTCGGTCCGCCTGCCGGAGCGGGCCGTGGAGAAGGTGCCGGACGATCGCGGCGGCATCGCTCCTGGCGATACCACGCTCCTCATCGTCGAGGACGATCCGCACTATGCCCGCGTGATCGTGGACCTCGCGCACGACATCGGGTTCAAGGTGCTCGTCGCCCAGCGCGGCCTCGACGCGCTGGAGCTCGCGCGGCAGTACCACCCGAGCGCCATATCGCTGGACGTGTTCCTGCCGGACATGCTCGGGTGGACGGTGCTGAGCCATCTGAAGCAGGACCCCGCCACCCGGCACATCCCCGTCCAGATCGTCACCCTGGACGAGGATCGCCAGCATGGGCTCGCGCGCGGAGCGTTCGCGTTCCTCACGAAGCCCACCTCGCCCGAGGGCCTCGAGGCGGCGCTCGCGCGGATCAAGGAGTACTCGGCGCCGCGGCGGAAGCGGCTCCTCGTCGTGGAGGACGATCCGCTCGAGCAGATCTCGATCGCGGCGCTCCTCGGGCACGACGACGTGGAGATCGAGTCGGCGACGACCGCGGCGGAAGCACTCCGGGCGCTTCGGAGCGAGCGGTTCGACTGTGCCGTGGTCGACCTCCGGCTCCCCGACATGTCGGGGCTCGAGATGCTGGAACAGCTCCGGGACGACCACGCGCTGGCCGGCCTCCCGGTGATCGTCTTCACCGGCAAGGAGCTGACGGCCGAGGAGGACGCGCAGCTCCACACGCTGGCGCGGAGCGTCGTCGTGAAGGGGGTCGAGTCCCCCGAGCGGCTCCTCGACGAGACGTCGCTCTTCCTTCACCGCGTGATCTCGGACATGCCCCAGGAGAAGCAGCGAATGCTCGACCGGCTCTACCGCACGGACGACGATCTCGTGGGACGGTCCGTGCTGGTGGTGGACGACGACGTCCGGAACATCTTCGCCCTGTCGAGCGCGCTCGAGCGGCGAGGCATGACGGTGCTCACCGCGAGCACCGGGCGCGAGGCGCTCGAGATCCTCGAGTCCACACCCGGCATCGCCATCGTGCTCATGGACGTCATGATGCCCGAGATGGACGGGTACCAGACCATGAACGCGATCCGCGGGAAATCCGAGTTCCGGCGGCTCCCCATCGTCGCGCTCACCGCGCGCGCGATGAAGGGAGACCGCGAGAAATGCCTCGAGGCGGGAGCGTCGGACTATCTCGCGAAGCCGGTGAACACGGAGCAGCTACTCTCCGTGCTCCGGTCCTGGCTGCACCGGTAG
- a CDS encoding protein kinase has protein sequence MNERRISRYRLLERLGEGGMGTVYRARDERLERDVAVKVLRSAVREDEEARKRFRREASALSRLSHPSINTVLDFDSENGTDFLVLELVDGKRLDQVLREGPLPADELLRIGIEMADALAAAHEEGVVHRDLKPANVMITSRGGLKLLDFGLALLAPCHTVPAETHSITEAGVVVGTIAYMAPEQLMAGSVDQRADHYALGAILFEMAAGRLPFTATAATALMNEVLHRPAPRVETFGRPVPPGFSALVAELLEKDPARRPAKAGTIVERLRAIRAQAPGEPPRKADVGGAAAPGLAAPGRIRSLVVLPLVHLSGDPEQEYFADGMTEALITDLAQIADLRVVSRTSAMRYKGTSKPLPEIARELQVDAVVEGTVARFGDRVRITAQLIDATTDRHLWARAYERDLRDVLGLQGEVAAAIAGEIRVRIEPQVQKKLSRERRVDPRAYESYLRGRYHWNRRSADGIRRGIEHFQEAIDRDPAYAPAYAGLAQAYDTLGSYSFLPPGEAFSLARAAVTRALELDESLPEAHVAWGGVLQSHLWDWPGAEAEFRRALDLDPNLAGAHHWYSDFLMAMGRSEDAIASARRAAELDPLHLAINMTLGAAYFYGRRYEEAVEQQRRTLDLDPSFAPAHRSMGGAFEQLGRYDEAIAEFRKGAALSDDLYATSLLAHAYAVSGRKEEAWVLLEELEEAEARDRFVSPYSLAAVYAGLGNANRAFELLNRAFHSRDRGMVFLYVAPRFDPLRADPRFTDLLRRMKFPGWT, from the coding sequence GTGAACGAGCGACGAATCTCGCGGTACCGCCTGCTCGAGCGTCTCGGCGAGGGCGGGATGGGGACCGTGTACCGCGCCAGGGACGAGCGCCTGGAACGCGACGTGGCGGTCAAGGTCCTGCGTTCCGCCGTCCGCGAGGACGAGGAAGCCCGCAAGCGGTTCCGCCGCGAGGCGAGCGCGCTCTCGCGCCTCAGCCACCCGTCGATCAACACCGTGCTCGACTTCGACTCGGAGAACGGGACCGACTTCCTGGTGCTGGAGCTGGTCGACGGAAAGCGCCTCGACCAGGTCCTGCGCGAGGGACCGCTCCCCGCGGACGAGCTGCTCCGGATCGGAATCGAGATGGCCGACGCGCTCGCCGCCGCCCACGAGGAAGGCGTGGTCCATCGCGACCTGAAGCCCGCGAACGTCATGATCACGTCGCGCGGAGGCCTGAAGCTCCTCGACTTCGGGCTCGCCCTCCTCGCCCCGTGCCACACGGTCCCCGCCGAGACCCACTCCATCACCGAGGCGGGAGTCGTCGTGGGGACGATCGCCTACATGGCGCCCGAGCAGCTCATGGCCGGGAGCGTGGACCAGCGGGCCGACCACTACGCGCTGGGCGCGATCCTCTTCGAGATGGCGGCGGGTCGCCTCCCGTTCACGGCGACCGCGGCCACCGCGCTCATGAACGAGGTCCTCCACCGTCCCGCGCCGCGGGTCGAGACCTTCGGCAGGCCGGTTCCTCCGGGGTTCTCCGCTCTCGTGGCCGAGCTCCTCGAGAAGGACCCCGCCCGCCGGCCCGCCAAGGCGGGGACCATCGTCGAGCGGCTCCGTGCGATCCGCGCGCAGGCCCCGGGAGAGCCGCCGCGCAAAGCGGACGTCGGCGGTGCCGCCGCTCCGGGCCTCGCCGCGCCCGGCCGCATCCGCTCCCTCGTCGTGCTCCCGCTCGTCCATCTCTCCGGCGATCCCGAGCAGGAGTACTTCGCCGACGGCATGACCGAGGCGCTGATCACGGACCTCGCCCAGATCGCCGACCTCCGGGTGGTCTCCCGCACGTCGGCGATGCGGTACAAGGGCACGAGCAAGCCGCTCCCCGAGATCGCCCGGGAGCTCCAGGTGGACGCCGTCGTGGAAGGAACGGTCGCCCGATTTGGGGACCGCGTTCGTATCACGGCGCAGCTCATCGACGCGACGACCGACCGCCATCTCTGGGCGCGCGCCTACGAGCGCGATCTCCGGGACGTGCTCGGGCTGCAGGGAGAAGTCGCGGCCGCGATCGCGGGGGAGATCCGGGTTCGCATCGAGCCCCAGGTCCAGAAGAAGCTCTCGCGCGAGCGTCGGGTGGACCCGCGGGCCTATGAGTCCTATCTCCGCGGCCGCTATCACTGGAACCGGCGGAGCGCGGACGGCATCCGGCGCGGGATCGAGCACTTCCAGGAAGCGATCGACCGCGATCCCGCGTACGCCCCCGCCTATGCGGGACTGGCCCAGGCCTACGACACGCTGGGCTCCTACAGCTTCCTCCCGCCCGGTGAGGCGTTCTCGCTCGCGCGCGCCGCCGTGACCCGCGCCCTCGAGCTGGACGAGTCCCTCCCGGAGGCGCACGTCGCGTGGGGAGGCGTTCTCCAGAGCCACCTCTGGGACTGGCCCGGCGCCGAGGCGGAGTTCCGCCGCGCGCTCGACCTCGATCCGAATCTCGCCGGGGCCCACCACTGGTACTCCGACTTCCTCATGGCGATGGGACGATCGGAGGACGCGATCGCGAGCGCGCGCCGCGCGGCCGAGCTGGATCCGCTCCATCTCGCGATCAACATGACCCTCGGCGCGGCGTACTTCTACGGACGGCGCTACGAGGAAGCCGTGGAGCAGCAGCGCAGGACGCTCGATCTCGATCCCTCGTTCGCCCCGGCGCACCGGAGCATGGGCGGAGCGTTCGAGCAGCTCGGGCGCTACGACGAGGCGATTGCCGAATTTCGGAAGGGCGCCGCGCTCTCGGACGATCTCTACGCGACCTCACTCCTCGCGCACGCGTACGCGGTGTCGGGAAGGAAGGAGGAAGCATGGGTCCTTCTGGAGGAGCTGGAGGAAGCGGAGGCGAGAGATCGCTTCGTGTCGCCGTACTCCCTGGCCGCCGTGTATGCCGGACTGGGGAACGCGAACCGCGCCTTCGAGCTCCTGAACCGCGCGTTCCACTCGCGGGACCGGGGGATGGTGTTCCTCTACGTGGCCCCGAGGTTCGATCCGCTCCGTGCCGATCCCCGCTTCACCGATCTCCTCCGGCGCATGAAGTTTCCCGGCTGGACGTGA
- a CDS encoding FkbM family methyltransferase encodes MKAKVHRALTVLSRRLLPPSLRYYSQAGEDRLLRALFPSDRGFYVDVGAYDPTELSNTRHFYDRGWSGIDIEPIPARADRFRALRPRDVTLNVGVAGTRGTLTFYEMEPPTLSTFRREEAERCAAFPGHRIARTHEIPVLPLRDILGEHAGGRRIDFLSIDTEGLEDEVIRSNDWERFRPVVLLIEYRVYHPRGLEGSSPKTWEPYLIERGYRFACANDVNALYVRREDEALLARLPKALTSSRETSCAGGDR; translated from the coding sequence CTGAAGGCCAAGGTCCACAGGGCCCTCACGGTCCTCTCGCGCCGTCTCCTCCCACCGTCCCTCCGCTACTACTCGCAGGCCGGCGAGGACCGCCTCCTCCGCGCGCTCTTCCCGTCCGACCGCGGCTTCTACGTCGACGTCGGCGCGTACGATCCGACCGAGCTCAGCAACACGCGCCACTTCTACGACCGGGGATGGTCGGGCATCGACATCGAGCCGATCCCGGCGCGGGCGGACCGCTTCCGCGCGCTTCGTCCCCGCGACGTGACCTTGAACGTCGGCGTGGCGGGGACGCGCGGGACGCTCACGTTCTACGAAATGGAACCGCCCACGCTCTCCACCTTCCGTCGCGAGGAGGCGGAGCGGTGCGCCGCGTTCCCCGGGCACCGGATCGCGAGGACGCACGAGATCCCGGTCCTTCCGCTTCGCGACATCCTCGGGGAGCACGCCGGCGGGAGGAGGATCGACTTCCTCTCGATCGACACGGAGGGACTGGAGGACGAGGTGATCCGGAGCAACGACTGGGAGCGGTTCCGTCCGGTCGTGCTCCTCATCGAGTATCGCGTCTATCACCCCCGGGGACTGGAGGGATCGTCTCCCAAGACCTGGGAGCCGTACCTCATCGAGCGCGGCTACCGGTTCGCGTGCGCGAACGACGTGAACGCGCTCTACGTCCGCCGCGAGGACGAGGCGCTTCTCGCGCGGCTTCCGAAGGCTCTCACGTCCAGCCGGGAAACTTCATGCGCCGGAGGAGATCGGTGA
- a CDS encoding septum formation initiator family protein, whose protein sequence is MRPAYQSPASPPARRFLRRRPPESPERRKALVAAALLGAAFLVYTFVLSDTGLLRILAIRHETEELRAQKIDLAVRVHQLEERRKAQAADPLLEERVARERFHLVREGETLYRYQEPEETAR, encoded by the coding sequence ATGCGCCCGGCGTATCAGAGCCCGGCCTCCCCGCCGGCCAGGCGATTCCTGAGACGCCGGCCTCCGGAGAGCCCGGAGCGGCGCAAGGCGCTCGTCGCGGCCGCGCTCCTCGGAGCGGCGTTCCTCGTCTACACGTTCGTGCTGAGCGACACCGGACTCCTGCGCATCCTGGCCATCCGCCACGAGACCGAGGAGCTACGAGCGCAGAAGATCGATCTGGCCGTCCGCGTGCACCAGCTGGAAGAGCGACGGAAGGCGCAGGCCGCGGATCCGCTCCTCGAGGAGCGCGTCGCGCGCGAGCGGTTCCACCTCGTGCGCGAGGGCGAGACGCTCTACCGGTATCAGGAGCCGGAAGAGACCGCGCGCTGA